The DNA region AGGCGCTTTTTAGGCAGCTGGCCGGTTTTGGAAGGCACTGTAGCCGGCGGAGATGGCAGGGGTAGAACGCTGGGGTTTCCCACGGCTAATGTGGCGGTTCCCGGTTATATTCTTTTGCCGCGCACCGGTGTTTATGCTGCCAAGTGCTGCGTGGGAGAAGAGAGTTTTCTGGCGGTAGTCAATATCGGCCGCAAGCCTACGTTTAAACAGGAACCGTCCCCGGTGGTGGAAGCGCATCTTTTGGATTTCAGCGGCGATTTATACGGGCGGAAGCTGGAAGTTCATTTGTTTAAATATTTGCGAAGTGAAATGAGATTTAAGCATGCAGACGAACTTAAACAACAAATTGCCCGGGACATCGATAGGGCCCGGTTGGTGGCAAGGACCTTGTAATTGTTTCCAGTACTAGTTACGCCGGCTCACCAATATGATTAAGTACCTGAACTAACCTGTCATGGGAAGGAGAGGGTACTGGTGCTGCCGGTCCGGGATGATGATCATCAACAGCTGTCTGATTACAGCAACACTGTTGCCAGCATTTGCTTGAGTGAGACCTTCCTTTCATTAAAGAAGGAACTGGAAAGACACTACCGCGGGTCTGACCCTGAAGACATGACCTTTTCCCGCTTAGCCTTCCAAGATGCCCTGTATACGCTGATGGCGGAAGAAGAGTTGGATTTTGGCAAACCCCTGGCTGTTGTAGGCAAGGGGTGATTTGATGCGGGTGCTGGTCACGGAACATGCCAAGAAAAGGCTGCGGGATATGCGGCAGGAGAACATATCTCTGGAAGATATCATCCAGGCGGCACAAAAGATACCGGGTCATATACCGACGGCCACCCGTTTCCGGGGTTTCTTTTCTCAGCAAGGCCGCATGTTTGATATTGTGGCCAAAGACATCCCCGCCGGTAGATTAGTGATTACCGTCATCGGGAAATAAACTTTTTCAACAAAATTGTTTGCTTCCTGATAAAGGATTTTGTATAATTACTAATGGCATACAACCTCAGCGAGGTTATACGAAGCTCCGGCGTTTGACTTGGCTGAAGGGGATACTGACAAAAGGAGGTGAGGACCGTGGCCTTACAAAGTGCAGAGAAAAAAGCAATCATTGAGGAATTCAAGCTCCACGAGAATGACACCGGTTCACCGGAAGTCCAGATTGCCATTCTCACGAAACGGATTGAGCAATTGACGGAGCACTTGAAGCAGCACAAAAAAGACCATCATTCCAGAAGAGGTCTGCTCAAGATGGTAGGTCAACGGCGCGGTTTGTTGAATTACCTGTACAAGACGGACATTGAGCGTTACCGTCAGGTGATTACAAAACTAGGCTTAAGAAGATAAGAGCGTTTTTGCGCTCTTTCTTTTATGGGCCTGCTAAAGTATTTTTTTTATACCGGAGAGGAAATAATAGCTAATGCGGAGAATGTCTATTAAGTTTGGTTAATATCACTAGGTAGGAGGTAACAGGGATTTGAGTGTAAGCTCAACTAGCTATCTTGAACGCAGTATTGATTTTCACGGTCGTAAATTAACCCTGGAAACCGGTCGCTTGGCCAAGCAGGCTAACGGGTCCGTGTTAATTCGTTACGGGGATACAGTGGTGCTTTGTACCGCTACCGCCTCTAAAGAGCCCAGGGAAGGCATCGATTTCTTTCCCTTGACTGTAGATTACGAGGAACGCTTGTATGCGGTAGGAAAGATTCCCGGTGGTTTTATCAAGCGAGAAGGGCGTCCCAGTGAAAAAGCCATCTTGTCAGCTCGTTTGATTGACCGGCCCATCCGCCCCTTATTTCCTAAAGGTTACCGCAACGATGTGCATATCGTAGCCACGGTCTTATCAGTGGATCAGGATAACCCGCCGGATGTAACGGCCATGGTGGGTGTCTCCACAGCCCTGGCGGTATCGGATATACCTTTTTATACACCTACGGCAGCGGTACTGGTGGGGCTGGTTGATGGACAACTTGTCATCAATCCAACCCTGGAGCAAATGGAGAAAAGCGCCTTGCACCTGGTGGTGGCCGGCACCAAGGATGCCATCATGATGGTGGAAGCCGGTGCGGACGAGGTGCCGGAGGACGTAGTATTGGATGGCATTATGCTTGCCCATGAAAGCATCAAAACCCTGATTGATTTTATTGAAGATTTCGTTTCCGAGGCCCACCGGATGGGTTTAGCCAAGGAGAAACTCCAAGTGGAACCTCCTGTTACACCGGAGATCTTTGATCAAGCATTTCGCAGTTTAGCGGAGATTGAGTTGGAAAAAGCTATCCGGCAGTGTGCTGCGGAGCAGAAGAAGAAACTGGACCGGGAGGCCTTTATCGCTCAGGTCAGGGACGGGATTATGGAGGAATTTGCGGCCCAACACCCGGAGCTGGAAGAGCAATATCCGGACTATGTTGCTTACTGTCAAAAAGTTTTGGATGAGCTGGAGAAAAGCATCATGCGCCGCATGATCCTGTCGGAAAACCTGAGAATAGACGGGCGGAAAACCGACGAGATCAGGCCTATTACTTGCGAAGTAGGCATCCTGCCCAGAACCCATGGTACCGGCCTGTTCACCAGAGGAGAAACGCAAGTTTTGACGGTGGCAACCCTGGGCGCCGTGGGTGATGAACAGATCCTGGACGGCCTTGAGGTGGAAGAATCAAAACGTTACATGCACCATTATAACTTCCCGCCTTACAGTGTGGGCGAAGCTAGGCCCATGCGCGGCCCGGGCCGGAGAGAAATCGGTCACGGTGCGCTGGCGGAAAGGGCTTTGGAGGCTGTGCTGCCCGGTGAAGATGATTTTCCGTATACTATCCGCCTGGTGTCAGAGGTAGTGGGTTCCAACGGTTCCACTTCCATGGGCAGTGTGTGCGGCAGCACTCTGGCTCTCATGGATGCCGGTGTACCCATCAAGCGCCCGGTGGCGGGTGTAGCCATGGGACTCATCAAGGATGACGCGGTGGCAGTATTAACCGATATTCAAGGTATTGAAGATGCCCTGGGAGATATGGACTTTAAAGTGGCGGGTACTACGGAAGGTATCACTGCTCTCCAAATGGATATCAAAGTGCCCGGCATCACCAGGGAGATTTTGCAACAAGCTTTGGAGCAAGCGCGGCAAGGCAGGCTGTATATTTTGAACAAAATGCTGGCCGTTATTCCGGCGCCGAGACCGGAACTGTCTCCCTATGCACCGCGGATTATCCAAACGATGGTGGATCCTGATAAAATCAGGGATATCATCGGGCCTGGCGGCAAGATCATTAAGAAGATCATTGAAGAAACAGGCGTGGAAATCGATATTGAAGATAACGGAAGGGTACTGATTGCATCTCCTAACGGGGAAGCCGGTGAAAAAGCCTTAAAGATTATTGACAGCCTGACGAGAGATGTGGAAATCGGGCAGATTTACGTGGGTAGGGTCACCAGGGTGACGGAATTCGGTGCTTTTGTGGAAGTAATTCCGGGAGTGTTGGGTTTACCCGGTAAGGAAGGATTAGTCCACATTTCTCAATTATCGGAATCCAGAGTTGCCAAAGTGGAAGATGAAGTGCGTGCCGGTGACGAGATCCTGGTGAAAGCCATCGGTTTCGATCATCAAGGCCGTTTGAAGCTTTCCCGCAAGGAAGTGCTAAAGCAGCAAAAGCCCAAGAAAAAACCGTAAACTTCGTGTTTATGGTTTTTTTTATGCATATCCAAGCCCAGCCTTTCATATATTTTCCTGAAACATGAAAACTCTTTGAAGGAGTGGACCTGGATGAGAATCTATTTTTGGAGCTACCGGCAGCTTTTTTGGCTGGGCATGTTCGCCTGCGTTGTTATCGCGCTGGGAATTTTTGTTAACGATTTGTTCCGTACCGATGTGGAAGTGGTATCTGATCAAAGCATACCCCAGCCTATCTATCGAGGTAACGAAAACGAGCCTAAAATTGCCTTAACTTTCAACGTGGATTGGGGTGAAGAATATATTCCGGGTATTCTAAATGTTTTGGACGCCTATCAAGCCAAAGCCACCTTTTTTGTTACCGGCCGCTGGGCCAAGAAATTCCCTGAGTTGACCATGGAGATAGCCAAACGGGGACATGAAATCGGCAATCACGGGTATTCCCATCCCCATCCTGACAAAATAAGCAAGGAAAAGAATCAGGAAGAGATCAAGGCGGCGGAAAAAGTCATCCTGGAGATTGCTAATGTTAAAACCAACCTGTTTGCCCCTCCTTATGGGGAGCATGGCGCTCATGTATTACAAGGGGCAGCTGAGTTAGGTTATCAAACGATTCTGTGGACGGTGGACACGGTAGACTGGGATCAAGGGCGCACGGTGGAGATGATCCAGACTAAGGTCATTGATAAGGCGGAAAACGGGGCCATCGTATTAATGCATCCCACGGACCGGACATTAAAAGCTTTATCTACCGTACTTAAGGCTTTAAGAGATAGAGGATATGAGTGCGTGACCGTTTCGGAGGTTTTATCGTTCTCACAGCAATAATCTAGGGGGACCTGTGCCATACTAACAAGGTGAACTTCAGTGATCAACATGGAGAAAGGTTATGGCACATGGTGAAAATGCTAGGCATCCTGTGGTACCTCTTCTGGTTGATGGTCCTTGGTCCGGCCAGGGCAGAAGCCCAGCCGCAAGTATCGGCCGCCAGTTACTTATTGATGGAAAGTCAAACCGGGCAAGTGCTGCTGGCACACCGGGGGGAAGAAAAGCGACCTCCGGCCAGCACCACCAAGATTCTTACCTGTATTACAGCTATGGACTTAGCCGACCCGGATGAGCTGGTATCGGTTAGTGCCAACGCGGACCGGGTAGGAGATGCGACCATATACTTGTCAACGGGAGAAATCTTTGATTTGCGGAGTCTCCTGCAGGGAGCTTTAATCAAGTCAGGTAACGATGCCGCCGTAGCCATTGCCGAACAGGTGGCAGGGGACGAGCACCTGTTCATGGATCTGGCCAACCGTAAGGCCAGGATTCTAGGAGCTGTGAATACGGAATTCTATAACCCCCATGGTTTGCCCCATCCAAAGCATGTGACTACCGCCTATGATCTTGCCCTCATCACTCGTTACGCTATGGGAAATGAGGATTTTGCCGCCATGGTAGGAACGAAGGAGACAGTCATTATGTCTTTGGATGGGCGGCGTAAGGTCTACCTGGTCAATACCAACAAGCTGCTCTGGAACAACCCGGAAGTGACCGGGGTCAAAACAGGCACGACCAACAAAGCGGGCATGTGCCTGGTGAGTGCTGCCGCAAAAGACGGCAGGGAGTTGATCGCTGTTGTACTGAAAAGCCGGGATCGGTATGCTGATGCTGAGAGGCTGCTGAATTGGGGTTTTGAGGAGTTTGCGTTGCAAAGTCTAAACGAAGTGTTGGGCATTTTAGTGTTGGACGTAGCCGGAGGAGCTCCGGCTTGCGTGACGGCCAGACCGTCCTACGATGCAGCCTGGTCCGTACCCAAGCACCAGCGCCTGGAGATCCAGGTGGAACTGACCGGGCCCTTGCAGGCGCCTATCCGCCGGGGGGAAACGGTGGGAACGGTAACCGTCAGTCTGGCAGGCAAAGAACTGGAAACCGTACCTCTGGTAGCCGGGGAAGATGTTCTTTCTCACCGGCCGAAGAGGTTTTGGCTCTTTAAGAACTAGGACATTGTTCCTAGTTTTTTTGCGACAACCTCTGCCGGATTCAGCAGGATTTTGACAAGATGGAGGGAATAAAGAATCTCCGAGGACAAGGAGGCTCACTTTATGTACCAGAAATGTGTATTACCGAACGGAGTGCGGGTGGTAGCGGAGAGTATTCCCCATGCTTATTCGGCAGTGATCGGAATTTGGATTAGAACAGGATCCCGCAATGAAGAGGACAGCAACCGGGGGGTTTCCCATTTTATAGAACACCTGCTCTTTAAAGGAACGACCAACAGGACTGCCAAACAAATTGCCGAAGCATTGGAGGCCGTCGGGGGAACCCTCAATGCTTTTACGGCTAAAGAATATACCTGCTTTTATGCTAAAGTATTGGCTAAACACCTGGACTTGGCCGTCGATTTGCTCAGCGACATGTTTTTTAATTCCTTGTTTACCGACGAGGATATAGACAAGGAACGCAATGTAGTGCTGGAAGAAATCAAAATGTACGAAGATACCCCTGACGAATTGATCCATGATTTGTTCGCGGCGAATGTCTGGCAGCACCACCCTTTGGGATATCCCGTATTAGGGACCGTTGCATCCGTGCAAGGAATCGACCGCCAGGCGGTGTTGAAGTATTTTGAGAGCAACTATACTCCCCATAATACCGTGATTGCCGTAGCCGGCAATATTGACTGTGAGGAAGTATTCCGGAAATTGGAAAGAGTATTCGGCAGTTGGTCGCCCGGGTCAGCAAAGATGCGAGGTTATCTGGCGCCGGTGCCCAAGGCGGGGGAAGCGTTTTACGAAAAAGATACGGAACAAGTGCATTTGTGTTTGGGAACCCCCAGTATTTCCCAGGACGATGAACGCATTTATACCATGATCATTTTAAACAGTATTTTGGGGGGCGGTCTGAGTTCGAGGTTATTTCAGAGTATTAGGGAAAATCGGGGCTTGGTCTATTCGATCTACTCCTATCATTGTTCCTACGTAGACGCAGGACTGTTTTCCATCTACGCCGGCACCAGTCGCCACAATGCCCCGGAAGTAGTAGGCCTCATTCTCAAAGAGCTCAATGAAGTGAGAAAGAATGGTATTGCCGCCGGTGAGCTTGACAAAGCCAAAGAGCAGATCAAAGGAAGCCTGATGCTGTCCATGGAAAGCATCAGTAACCGGATGAGCCGGTTGGGCCGCAGTGAGATCTGCTACAACCGGATAATTACTACTGACGAGATCATCCGAGGCGTATCGGAAGTATCACTGGAGCAGGTGCAGAAACTAGCTGAAGGTCTATTCCGGGAGAATCGATTCAGTTTAACGATGATTGGGCCGGAAAAACTGTCTGTAGATTTGTCCCAGTTAATTTCGGAAACGTTTGCATAAGGAGAGAGCGTATTGGGCAGGTATTTTGCTGTCATCAACGACTACAAAGATAAGGAGCTTAGTTTACCCCAGCGGAAAACCAGGTGGAGTGCCGGGTATGACCTGGCAGCGGCGGAAGAAGTGACTATCCCGGCGGGAGCAGTGGCGGTGGTTCCCACCGGGTTAAAGGCATATATGGAAGCGGACGAAGTGTTAATGCTGCATATCAGGAGTAGCCTGGCCCTTAAGCAAGGGCTGGTGCTGGCCAATGGAACGGGCATTATTGATGCGGATTACGTGGACAACCCTGACAATGAAGGACATATTCTCTTGGCCGTCTACAACCGTTCCCGAGACCCGGTCACCATCAGGAAAGGGGAGCGGGTGGCACAAGGGATCTTTGTGAAATACTTGTGCACGGATGATGACTGCCCCGGGGGAGATCGCCTCGGTGGATTCGGCAGTACCGGCGAAACCTGAGTTCCCATGGACCGGCGGTCTCCCAGCCCCGGTTCTTAATACCGCCCTGTTTAGGAACAATTAACTCCGGGTGAATACCTGGAGTTTTTTGCATATTTGGGCCAAGCTCGTCATAGGCTGGTACAGGGGTGACAGCAGGCATGCTCGGTAAGCTGTTATTACTGGTTTTCATTTTTGCCGCCCTTGGTTTGTCCGTGCGCCAGCGCATGGTCTTTTTGAAACGGCGAAATCAGTATGACCAATTGCCGGATGCGCCCATCAGCACTTTCTTGTCCGAGGCCTTAGCCCAGCTGGTGGGTGTAGCCGGCGGACTGTACTTGTCTTTGATTATGCTCGTGTCATTTTTGGAGCTGGAGCTTCCTAACCGGATTACGGTGCTGGGATTAACGATGCAGCCTTTGGCTTTAATAGCTTTGACCCTGGCCGTTTTGCAACCTTTAGTTAAATCAGTAATTGATAAAATGATGAGGTGAACTGAGGAATGAGATTAAGTGAATTTGCCGGAAAGGAAATCATCAACATCTTTGACGGTGCGCGTTTGGGAACCGTAAGCGAATCCGACTTGATTATTGATGGTGATACAGGTACCGTAGAATCCATTGTGGTGCCTGGCCGGTTTCCTTTCTTTACCTGGAGAGGGCGCCAGAATTTCCTGGTGATCCCCTGGCATGCCGTCCGGAAAATCGGTGAACAGATTATTGTGGTCGACTTGGAATTAGGGGGAAGACGCAAATTGAATTCATAAAGTATATCCTTGACAAACGGAAATAGACATGCTAAATTAATAGAAAACTTCATAAATCGCCTCATCTTGACATTGATGGGGTAGAGGCGCGGAGGGTCAAGAGTAGTACCGGGGAACCGGAAGTTATGATCCGGTATGAAAGGGGCATCCGCCGAAGTGCTGAGCTTCCAAGGGCTTAGCGCTGGGCCTGCATTGAACAAGTGCAGGACTGTCACCGGGAAATAGCCTGGTTTTCCGGTGGAGCACTATCTCATAACAGGATGGATGGGTTGTAATAGAGTGGTTATAGCCTGGGTTACGCACATCCAGGTTTTTTTTGTTAAAGGAGTGAAATCATAATGGAAAACAAGCTCCTCAAAGTGGCCGTGTCCGGTGCCTGCGGTAAAGTGGGAAGGGAAATGGTTAGAGCAGTGGTAAACGCCCCCGACTTGCATTTAGTAGGCGCTATGGACTTGGTTCATCAAGGCAAAGATATTGGACAAGTTATAGGTCTGGGGCCCCAGTTTGTGACCGTGACCGGTTCGCTGGAAGAGGTCTTTAGCCAAGAGCCTGACGTGATCATTGATTTCACCAACGCCAAGGCTGCTTTTGCACTGATTACCGCTGCCGTGGCGAGAGGCATTGCCGTGGTGTCAGGCACTACCGGATTGTCGCCGCAGCAATTGGAAGAAATCCGCCGGTTGTGTGACCAACACCGGGTCGGTGCCGTATTGGCTCCCAATTTTGCTTTAGGTGCAGTGTTGATGATGAAGCTGAGCCAAGAAGTGGCCAAATGGTTTCCGGATGCGGAGATCATCGAACTGCATAATCCCCATAAGTTGGATGCCCCCTCGGGGACGGCTTTGCGTACAGCTGACTTGATCCGGGCCCAGTGGGAAGCCCATGGGATGGAAAAGGCAGCTTCGGCCGGTACGGAACATCCGGCAAGAGGAGACCGAACCCGCGGCTTACCTATTCACAGCGTGCGGCTGCCGGGGGTGGTAGCCCATCAAGAGGTTATTTTCGGTGGTTTAGGTCAAACCTTGATTATTAGACACGACTCTTATACCAGGGAATCCTTTGTACCCGGAGTCATGCTTGCCGTTAGAAAGGTGAAGGAACTGAAAGGAGTGGTCTACGGCCTGGAAAACCTTATCTTTTGATTTCTTGTAGCTTGCCGGTACCGGAACCTCTCCTTCCGGATCTCATATATTATTAATAGTCCATCAGAGGTCTGGGAGGGGTTAGTAGTGATGAAGAAATCGTTGGCAGGGCGTACCGTGGCCATTGTCGGCGGTGACCGGCGCGAACTGGTTTTGATGGAAGAACTTGTTCGCCTGGGAGCTGAAGTGGCCGTGGCTGGTTTTGAGCAGGTTTCGTCACTGCCGGCAGGACTGGAGCATTGGGAACTGCGCAGGGCTTTGGCTGTTGCAGATGCCGTTATTCTCCCCATGCCCGGGGTCAATGAGGAAGGAGTAGTGAAAGCTGAGTTTGCTGCATCTCCCCTGGTGCTGCAAACGGAGGAATTCAACCTCATCAAACCGGGCGCGCCTGTTTTGGTAGGCATTGCCAGCAGGTATCTCCGGTGGCAAGCCCGGCAGCGGGGGCTCAAGCTGGTAGAAACAGCAGAACTGGACGAGATAGCCATCTACAACTCCATTCCCACCGCTGAAGGGGCCATTGAAGTTGCGATGCGCAACACATCCTTTACATTACACGGGTCCCAGGTGCTCATCTGCGGTTTTGGCAGGGTAGGAATGACACTGGCCCGCATGTTAAAAGGGATAGGCGCCCGGGTCCATGTGCTGGGAAGAAAAGCGGCAGACTTGGCGCGTGGGGAAGAGCAAGGATATCATGTTTATGATTATCAAACGGTGTTTCCGGTACTGGACAGGGTTCAGG from Clostridia bacterium includes:
- a CDS encoding YlmC/YmxH family sporulation protein, with product MRLSEFAGKEIINIFDGARLGTVSESDLIIDGDTGTVESIVVPGRFPFFTWRGRQNFLVIPWHAVRKIGEQIIVVDLELGGRRKLNS
- the rpsO gene encoding 30S ribosomal protein S15, with the protein product MALQSAEKKAIIEEFKLHENDTGSPEVQIAILTKRIEQLTEHLKQHKKDHHSRRGLLKMVGQRRGLLNYLYKTDIERYRQVITKLGLRR
- the dut gene encoding dUTP diphosphatase, with translation MNDYKDKELSLPQRKTRWSAGYDLAAAEEVTIPAGAVAVVPTGLKAYMEADEVLMLHIRSSLALKQGLVLANGTGIIDADYVDNPDNEGHILLAVYNRSRDPVTIRKGERVAQGIFVKYLCTDDDCPGGDRLGGFGSTGET
- a CDS encoding polysaccharide deacetylase family protein is translated as MRIYFWSYRQLFWLGMFACVVIALGIFVNDLFRTDVEVVSDQSIPQPIYRGNENEPKIALTFNVDWGEEYIPGILNVLDAYQAKATFFVTGRWAKKFPELTMEIAKRGHEIGNHGYSHPHPDKISKEKNQEEIKAAEKVILEIANVKTNLFAPPYGEHGAHVLQGAAELGYQTILWTVDTVDWDQGRTVEMIQTKVIDKAENGAIVLMHPTDRTLKALSTVLKALRDRGYECVTVSEVLSFSQQ
- a CDS encoding 4-hydroxy-tetrahydrodipicolinate reductase, coding for MENKLLKVAVSGACGKVGREMVRAVVNAPDLHLVGAMDLVHQGKDIGQVIGLGPQFVTVTGSLEEVFSQEPDVIIDFTNAKAAFALITAAVARGIAVVSGTTGLSPQQLEEIRRLCDQHRVGAVLAPNFALGAVLMMKLSQEVAKWFPDAEIIELHNPHKLDAPSGTALRTADLIRAQWEAHGMEKAASAGTEHPARGDRTRGLPIHSVRLPGVVAHQEVIFGGLGQTLIIRHDSYTRESFVPGVMLAVRKVKELKGVVYGLENLIF
- the pnp gene encoding polyribonucleotide nucleotidyltransferase, which codes for MSVSSTSYLERSIDFHGRKLTLETGRLAKQANGSVLIRYGDTVVLCTATASKEPREGIDFFPLTVDYEERLYAVGKIPGGFIKREGRPSEKAILSARLIDRPIRPLFPKGYRNDVHIVATVLSVDQDNPPDVTAMVGVSTALAVSDIPFYTPTAAVLVGLVDGQLVINPTLEQMEKSALHLVVAGTKDAIMMVEAGADEVPEDVVLDGIMLAHESIKTLIDFIEDFVSEAHRMGLAKEKLQVEPPVTPEIFDQAFRSLAEIELEKAIRQCAAEQKKKLDREAFIAQVRDGIMEEFAAQHPELEEQYPDYVAYCQKVLDELEKSIMRRMILSENLRIDGRKTDEIRPITCEVGILPRTHGTGLFTRGETQVLTVATLGAVGDEQILDGLEVEESKRYMHHYNFPPYSVGEARPMRGPGRREIGHGALAERALEAVLPGEDDFPYTIRLVSEVVGSNGSTSMGSVCGSTLALMDAGVPIKRPVAGVAMGLIKDDAVAVLTDIQGIEDALGDMDFKVAGTTEGITALQMDIKVPGITREILQQALEQARQGRLYILNKMLAVIPAPRPELSPYAPRIIQTMVDPDKIRDIIGPGGKIIKKIIEETGVEIDIEDNGRVLIASPNGEAGEKALKIIDSLTRDVEIGQIYVGRVTRVTEFGAFVEVIPGVLGLPGKEGLVHISQLSESRVAKVEDEVRAGDEILVKAIGFDHQGRLKLSRKEVLKQQKPKKKP
- a CDS encoding D-alanyl-D-alanine carboxypeptidase; the protein is MVKMLGILWYLFWLMVLGPARAEAQPQVSAASYLLMESQTGQVLLAHRGEEKRPPASTTKILTCITAMDLADPDELVSVSANADRVGDATIYLSTGEIFDLRSLLQGALIKSGNDAAVAIAEQVAGDEHLFMDLANRKARILGAVNTEFYNPHGLPHPKHVTTAYDLALITRYAMGNEDFAAMVGTKETVIMSLDGRRKVYLVNTNKLLWNNPEVTGVKTGTTNKAGMCLVSAAAKDGRELIAVVLKSRDRYADAERLLNWGFEEFALQSLNEVLGILVLDVAGGAPACVTARPSYDAAWSVPKHQRLEIQVELTGPLQAPIRRGETVGTVTVSLAGKELETVPLVAGEDVLSHRPKRFWLFKN
- a CDS encoding insulinase family protein: MYQKCVLPNGVRVVAESIPHAYSAVIGIWIRTGSRNEEDSNRGVSHFIEHLLFKGTTNRTAKQIAEALEAVGGTLNAFTAKEYTCFYAKVLAKHLDLAVDLLSDMFFNSLFTDEDIDKERNVVLEEIKMYEDTPDELIHDLFAANVWQHHPLGYPVLGTVASVQGIDRQAVLKYFESNYTPHNTVIAVAGNIDCEEVFRKLERVFGSWSPGSAKMRGYLAPVPKAGEAFYEKDTEQVHLCLGTPSISQDDERIYTMIILNSILGGGLSSRLFQSIRENRGLVYSIYSYHCSYVDAGLFSIYAGTSRHNAPEVVGLILKELNEVRKNGIAAGELDKAKEQIKGSLMLSMESISNRMSRLGRSEICYNRIITTDEIIRGVSEVSLEQVQKLAEGLFRENRFSLTMIGPEKLSVDLSQLISETFA
- the dpsA gene encoding dipicolinate synthase subunit DpsA, coding for MMKKSLAGRTVAIVGGDRRELVLMEELVRLGAEVAVAGFEQVSSLPAGLEHWELRRALAVADAVILPMPGVNEEGVVKAEFAASPLVLQTEEFNLIKPGAPVLVGIASRYLRWQARQRGLKLVETAELDEIAIYNSIPTAEGAIEVAMRNTSFTLHGSQVLICGFGRVGMTLARMLKGIGARVHVLGRKAADLARGEEQGYHVYDYQTVFPVLDRVQVLFNTVPQVVLTELYLQQLQPGTLLIELASAPGGIDVPAAERLGLQVIKAMGLPGKVAPLTAGRVLSQTYPKLLLEQWGLFGEEVAQ